Below is a genomic region from Vitis riparia cultivar Riparia Gloire de Montpellier isolate 1030 chromosome 5, EGFV_Vit.rip_1.0, whole genome shotgun sequence.
CCACATGGGAGtgcaactttttatttttgataggttaTTCTTGTATAAGAGCAGATACTACACTTGATCTTAGCCAGAAAGCTGAGAAAGATATAATAGTTAGATGCTAAATTTGCTAATAGTTAGCATCACAGAAAATAAGAGAATTGTTAGCAGATAAGAGATGAGACACCTCCACCCTTACCACCTCTCCCACCCACCTTGAAGCTTGATGAGAAGCACCCTTTGGTAGCCCTTTTCAGAAGGCAACTGAGAGCTTGTATAGCCAAAACAATCAAATAGGAAGAGAGGGGGGTCCCATGTCTCAAACCCCTTGTGCTCTGAAAAAAGCAACGGGAATCCCATTAATTAACATTGAAGATTTGCAGAAGTTATGCACCATGTAATCTAGTTGACCAACTTCTGGCCAAAACTCATATTTTTTCATCAGAAGTTTAAGAAACCTTAATTATCATGTGTGTGCATAAGCCTTCTCCATGTTCAGCTTATAAATAGCACCACTAGTTAAGCTCTTCAACCTTGAATCTATGGCCTCATTTGCAATAAAAATCTTGTCCAAATGTGTTAACCCTCTACAAAAACAAGTTAATGGTTATATATTACTCTTCCCACAACCTTCATGAGTCAATTAGCCAACACCTTTGCTAGACATCTATAATAGAAATGCAtaaagaattttgttttttcttttgctaaTTTAGAGGTATATGAACTGGTTTCATAGTTAAATGTTCATACTGCTGGCAAGTGTGtatttacatgtttttcatcatGTGGCTCCATATAATTTTGTTGATCAAGTTGGTTCTGATACTTGTAGTTTGTAGATTTTGATTGCTGTCTTATATCTCCATTTCTAAACAGAGGCGACGTCTAATAACTCATGCAAATGCCAAGAGCAAGAGTGAAAAGTTTCCTCCCCCACACCAGGATGGAACCCTTGGCTACCCATTGGGTTCTTCACACCACCTTGATCCAGTCTTTGATCCTCCTGATGTCCCATTCAGTTCCTCCAATTTCACATATTCAAAAGCACCCATCCAAACGTGGTCAGGCCCACTGGTTGATCCTGCTGCTGTAGGTGCtccaaggagaaaaaaatatatggcaGGTGATGGGCATACACAGTCAAAGCAACCAAAGGATTCTCATAGAGATAAGAATTCTGCTCGGGTCAAAGAGAAAGAAGGCATGTAACATATTATTTCTAGTTTTGTTGAGAATCAATTCATGAGGCTGCAAATGCTGCAGCGGATCCAGAGTGTCCTAAGTTCCAGCGGGGAAAGCCAGCCAGTCAACTTCAACAGAGAGGTAAAATatcttgtatttcatttttctattttatgttatattttttcctttggaATGTTGAGAAGATTCGCAagtattgtatattttttattatttatcccTTTGTGTTGAAAACTCTATTTAGGTtagtgaaaatttaataaaCTTGTCACGAGAACCCAATCTTGTGTTTGATGTTGTCCTTTAAATCTGTTACTTGTTGAATTCAGCTACTGTCTTCCAAGCTCAATGAAATACTGTCTGTTTTTACCTTTTCCAAGTTCTGAATTCCAGTGGATCCATATAGCCAGGGTTATGCTGTTCTCGTCACGGTAGGGTATTGTTTTCCTTAGTAATGTAACTACTGAGACTGGCCCAAGAATCAAGATCTTAGGCCCTGTTAATGGACCAGAACTGTACTGCCCCAGTGCGGATCCTTGAGCCTGATTTAAATTGGCCAATACACTTTGTGAAAGGAAAGTGCACTCTTTCGCTGTCAAGGCACTAAGAAGAAAGTGATGGAAGACGTCTGCACTGGAATGATTGTTAATGTTTTTTCCATCGTGCCCCGAAGGTTTTTTCTCGTGGAAACTACCAATCAAATCCGTGATTCTCAGAGGCAAACTTAAAATTCACTCCTATGGTTTATCAGCGCGGCCTCTTCCCAAACTCTGATAGTGAGTCACTGCATAATTTTCTTCAGACACTTCCGTTTCAGGGCAAGAAATGAATCTTAATATTagatttatttgttttagtgAAAGGGGACTGCAAAAGGAAGTGGTTAATGCCAAGTTTTGAATCCAACTGTTTGAGCAGACTTTCCAACAAGACAtaaaaggaagagagaaaaaaaggaacgATACGTAAGGTGAGAAGCAGTTTTGACTGTTGGAAAGAGTTGAATGAGTTGCCACACCAATCAAAGTGGCATGCCCATCTAACTTCATTATTAACAACCTTTCTATCTGGgcgaaagaaaaaggaagagcaGTAGGTCGAAGAGGAAGAGCGGTTGCCTTTTGAAAGGCAGATCCCCAAAACCAAAACCTAGAGTGTTGTATAAAACCTGTCAGCTGGTCAAACATCAAAAAGACTACACATGGACATATCACCATTCCCCTCTATATATTGCGAATGTCCACAGTCCAATCTCCCTACACCTTCAACCCACACACACTTACACAGTTAATACAAAAAATCTACCTCATCTCAGCTTCCACCGCACACCTCTCTTTCTCCTTCGCAACCACCACCACCTGAAAGGGCTGATCAATTTGCATTTTGGGAAGGCTAAATGAGACCACCACCCGGGCCACCAGGGCCACCCGGTCCACCCGGTCCACCTGGTCCATTATTTCCAGGGGGCTTTCTCGGTGGTTTTGTTAATGGCTTGTGCTCCACTGTATCTTCTTGGTTAGTATCATTCCTTTCATCTTCTACTCTGTTTATATCGTTAGTATCAAAACCCCGACTGTACATAATGGAGTCACTCTCTCCCATACCCTTAGGTTTCTTCAACTGGGGTTTGATAAAGGTGAGATTGATGATTTTTACCAGTAACCTAGCAAGTGCATGGCTGATTATTCACTTCTTTAGGCAAAGCTTGTTTATTACAacgtattttatattttctaaattgtttCTTTGACAGATTTCACAATCATCTCAATTTGAATACTGTATCTAGTGAGAAAACTCGGCATCATTGCGTTAATTTGTGCGAAGACTAcggaaaattttcttcataacCTACTCTTTGTATTATGCTTTTGCAGCTTCTACCTCTTGTGCTGTTGCTGCCTACTGCAAGACTGCTTCGGTGGTCCTCCCCAGCCGGCTGGGCCACCTGGGCCTCCTCCCCCACCCCCTTCTGCACCTCCTCCGCTAGCACCTGGGCCTCCTCTTCCGCCTGGTCCGCCTCTGGGACCCTTTTTCGGTCCACCAGACCCACCAGGACCTCCTGGACCACCTGGTTTCCTACCAGGACCTCCTGGCCCACCTGGTTTCCCACCA
It encodes:
- the LOC117914255 gene encoding cuticle collagen 1-like isoform X1, with product MRPPPGPPGPPGPPGPPGPLFPGGFLGGFVNGLCSTVSSCFYLLCCCCLLQDCFGGPPQPAGPPGPPPPPPSAPPPLAPGPPLPPGPPLGPFFGPPDPPGPPGPPGFLPGPPGPPGFPPGPPGPPGGPPGPPGPPGGPPGPPGPPGW
- the LOC117914255 gene encoding foot protein 1 variant 2-like isoform X2; its protein translation is MESLSPIPLGFFNWGLIKLLPLVLLLPTARLLRWSSPAGWATWASSPTPFCTSSASTWASSSAWSASGTLFRSTRPTRTSWTTWFPTRTSWPTWFPTRTSWPTWWPTRTSWPTWRPTRTSWPTWMVTGALNF